A single Pseudoalteromonas phenolica DNA region contains:
- the trxB gene encoding thioredoxin-disulfide reductase — MSDVKHCKLLILGSGPAGYTAAVYAARANLNPVLVTGMQQGGQLTTTTEVENWPGDAHGLTGPALMDRMKEHAERFETEIVFDHINKVDVTKRPFTLTGDQGTYTCDALIIATGASAKYLGLESETAFQGRGVSACATCDGFFYRGQKVAVVGGGNTAVEEALYLSNIADEVHVVHRRDSFRSEKILSDRLMEKAKNGNVKLHFNRTLDEVVGDEMGVTGIKIKDTDSDNVEQLDLAGVFIAIGHKPNTDMFEGQLEMKDGYLVVQSGLNGNATQTSVEGVFAAGDVSDHIYRQAITSAGTGCMAALDAERFLDNQ; from the coding sequence ATGAGTGATGTAAAACACTGTAAACTTTTAATTTTAGGCTCAGGCCCAGCTGGTTACACTGCTGCAGTTTATGCCGCGCGCGCGAATTTAAACCCTGTGCTAGTTACTGGTATGCAGCAAGGTGGTCAACTTACAACAACAACTGAAGTTGAAAACTGGCCTGGTGACGCACATGGTCTGACAGGTCCAGCACTTATGGATCGTATGAAAGAGCACGCAGAACGTTTTGAAACTGAAATTGTATTCGACCACATCAATAAGGTAGATGTAACTAAACGCCCGTTTACACTAACAGGCGATCAAGGCACATACACTTGTGATGCACTAATCATTGCAACTGGCGCTTCTGCTAAATATTTAGGTCTTGAGTCTGAAACAGCTTTCCAAGGTCGTGGTGTTTCTGCATGTGCTACATGTGACGGTTTCTTTTACCGCGGACAAAAAGTAGCTGTTGTTGGTGGTGGTAACACTGCGGTAGAAGAAGCATTATACCTTTCAAATATTGCTGATGAAGTACACGTTGTTCACCGTCGCGATTCATTCCGAAGTGAAAAAATCTTATCAGATCGCCTAATGGAAAAAGCGAAGAATGGCAATGTAAAGCTTCATTTTAATCGTACTTTAGACGAAGTAGTTGGCGATGAAATGGGTGTAACTGGTATCAAAATTAAAGATACTGACTCAGATAATGTTGAGCAGCTTGATTTAGCTGGTGTGTTCATTGCAATCGGTCATAAACCAAACACTGATATGTTTGAAGGCCAACTTGAAATGAAAGATGGCTATTTAGTTGTTCAGTCAGGTCTAAATGGTAATGCAACGCAAACTTCTGTTGAAGGTGTGTTTGCAGCTGGTGATGTATCTGACCACATTTACCGCCAAGCGATTACGTCTGCTGGTACTGGTTGTATGGCTGCACTAGATGCCGAACGTTTCCTAGACAATCAATAA
- the pssA gene encoding CDP-diacylglycerol--serine O-phosphatidyltransferase gives MAFWQDIPSFDLASEGVEILSSAKQYHQRLISLIQHAKSRIYITALYLQDDDAGREVLAALHQASLSNPELEVNVLVDFHRAQRGLIGAAKSEGNAALYCDELDNHQSNVKIFGVPVKGKELFGVLHLKGIVIDDALLYSGASINNVYMNVGDKYRLDRYFILQQPGLADSFCNFTNDFLLSSDAVPRIDIRPIPKYNSIKVAQRQLMKELRKGRYNIESANSDTSLNVRPFLGFGRRANKLNRLIKTLFDTTENELLLYTPYFNFPAPLLRSLRRLLKQGKQVTIVVGDKTANDFYIPPEQPFSKIGALPYLYETILFKFLKSNRKFIQSGSLKVYLWKHESNSFHLKGVSKDGQLHLLSGHNLNPRAWGLDIENGILIEDKSHKLDALLLKEKQEILQHCRLLSSHDDLESIQDYPQPVRKLLGQAKRVKVDFIIKRFI, from the coding sequence ATGGCATTTTGGCAGGACATACCAAGCTTTGATTTGGCAAGTGAAGGCGTTGAAATACTTAGTAGTGCAAAGCAATATCATCAAAGGCTTATCAGCCTGATCCAGCACGCTAAATCACGCATTTATATAACCGCATTATATTTACAAGACGACGATGCTGGTCGAGAGGTGCTTGCTGCGCTCCATCAAGCCTCACTGAGTAATCCCGAATTAGAAGTAAATGTATTAGTCGATTTTCATAGAGCACAACGAGGTTTAATTGGGGCTGCTAAATCTGAAGGTAATGCTGCTTTATATTGTGATGAATTAGACAACCACCAAAGTAATGTCAAAATTTTTGGTGTGCCAGTAAAAGGCAAAGAGCTTTTCGGTGTTCTGCATTTAAAAGGTATAGTGATTGACGACGCTCTGCTTTATAGTGGAGCAAGTATAAACAATGTATACATGAATGTAGGCGATAAATATCGTCTAGATCGTTACTTTATTTTGCAGCAACCCGGTTTAGCTGATTCTTTTTGTAATTTTACGAATGACTTCTTACTCTCTTCGGACGCGGTGCCGAGAATCGATATTAGGCCAATACCTAAGTACAATTCAATAAAAGTGGCTCAGCGCCAACTGATGAAAGAGTTGAGAAAAGGGCGTTATAATATTGAGTCAGCCAATAGTGATACATCGTTAAACGTTAGACCTTTTCTTGGATTTGGAAGACGTGCAAATAAGTTGAATAGGTTAATAAAAACTCTGTTCGATACCACAGAAAATGAATTGTTGCTTTATACACCTTATTTTAATTTTCCAGCGCCATTGCTTCGTTCACTTCGACGTTTACTAAAACAAGGTAAACAGGTAACGATTGTTGTAGGTGATAAAACAGCAAACGATTTTTATATTCCGCCAGAACAGCCTTTTAGCAAGATTGGCGCTTTACCATACCTTTACGAAACAATTTTGTTTAAATTTTTAAAGTCTAATCGAAAATTTATTCAGTCTGGTTCGCTTAAGGTCTACCTGTGGAAACACGAAAGTAATTCCTTCCATTTGAAAGGTGTGAGTAAAGACGGACAGCTGCATCTTCTGAGTGGTCATAATCTTAACCCTAGGGCGTGGGGATTAGATATTGAGAATGGCATTCTAATTGAAGACAAATCGCATAAACTTGATGCTTTGTTGTTGAAAGAGAAGCAAGAGATTCTTCAACATTGCCGGTTATTATCTAGTCATGATGATTTAGAATCTATTCAAGATTATCCCCAGCCTGTCAGAAAGCTACTTGGACAAGCTAAACGTGTTAAAGTAGATTTCATAATCAAGCGTTTTATTTAG
- a CDS encoding ABC transporter substrate-binding protein, whose translation MKAIQFCFFLYFLIFSSSNWAQSTFQFNIYHDSDYSNHFASANAIKMGFLSALESEKKRLENFQFNFLEMDHRGNSNRSLLHMKKFLKDPNALFILGGLHSPPYIKNRTFINKEQILLLVPWAAGGPITRYEHGTNWVFRLSVDDTKAGYRIIQFAKESRSCEQPHLLLEKTPWGKSNERTMQDALGKNKAEITWFNWNTRLKKSKLILRGIINSGADCIVFVGNAIEGKYFVQAMAEIDKSLQKPIISHWGITGGNFFNNTKEYLSEGIDLNFIQSCFSFDDLPHSETVKKAIKSAKALFKEEFDIESLQAPAGFVHGYDLGLLFVQALSQIKPNKSAIKTRENLRRAFENLSLPVEGLVKVYTRPFSAEGADGHEALGLEDLCMAEYKANGSISIIKNKG comes from the coding sequence ATGAAAGCCATTCAATTTTGCTTTTTTTTGTACTTTCTTATATTCAGTTCATCAAATTGGGCACAATCAACATTTCAATTTAATATTTATCATGATTCAGATTATTCAAATCATTTTGCATCTGCTAATGCCATTAAGATGGGGTTTTTATCTGCATTAGAATCTGAAAAAAAAAGGTTAGAAAACTTTCAATTTAACTTTTTAGAAATGGATCATCGTGGCAATAGCAATCGAAGCTTATTGCACATGAAAAAGTTTTTAAAAGACCCAAACGCATTGTTTATATTGGGTGGTCTTCATTCTCCTCCATACATAAAAAATAGAACGTTTATAAATAAAGAGCAGATATTATTGCTTGTTCCATGGGCTGCGGGCGGGCCCATTACACGATATGAGCATGGAACAAATTGGGTTTTTCGCTTGTCTGTTGACGATACAAAAGCGGGTTATCGCATAATTCAGTTTGCCAAAGAATCACGCTCATGTGAACAACCCCATTTATTACTCGAAAAAACCCCATGGGGCAAATCAAATGAACGCACAATGCAAGATGCATTAGGTAAGAATAAAGCAGAAATTACCTGGTTCAATTGGAATACAAGGTTAAAAAAATCAAAGTTGATATTGAGAGGAATTATAAATTCTGGTGCAGATTGCATCGTGTTTGTTGGCAATGCGATTGAAGGTAAATATTTTGTTCAAGCGATGGCTGAAATCGATAAGTCTTTACAGAAACCAATTATAAGTCATTGGGGAATTACAGGTGGTAACTTTTTTAACAACACAAAGGAGTACTTATCTGAAGGCATTGATTTGAATTTTATTCAGTCTTGTTTCTCATTTGATGACTTACCCCATTCTGAGACGGTAAAAAAAGCTATAAAATCTGCTAAAGCGCTCTTTAAAGAGGAGTTTGATATAGAAAGTCTTCAAGCCCCAGCAGGATTTGTGCATGGATACGATCTAGGCTTGTTATTTGTTCAAGCATTATCTCAAATCAAACCGAACAAAAGCGCGATTAAAACTAGAGAGAATTTAAGGAGAGCGTTTGAAAATTTAAGCTTACCAGTTGAAGGTTTAGTAAAAGTTTATACAAGACCTTTTTCTGCTGAAGGGGCAGACGGCCATGAAGCCTTAGGCTTAGAAGATTTATGTATGGCCGAATACAAAGCTAATGGCTCTATTTCTATCATAAAAAATAAAGGCTAA
- a CDS encoding PAS domain-containing hybrid sensor histidine kinase/response regulator, with translation MKSQFLKMQLDANKAFIVFVVMSLLLSVLISVMLVGREASSVLNGYKQQASETEAKLSAKYIENFLETRILLLKDLSSQPFIINGVMGSGVSEASLNDYLSEFKILGIKEKLWIYNVLGDYVYKNNDEQAVLETPSDWLEDLLNGELSHAVLLDHNQAQSYFKLAVPINYNGFTEGALIVKFQTPIDVLLSEVLESNTHGVKLSGPWLSYSNLSTLNKYDLVLESNLQSSGLKLSYLVDSTLVEKQVNQVIISIATAIFVSLFLSSLFLFLVGQKLLLNPYRKLELSQQATKLSEERLNLAINGSLDGIWDWDIKTGKVFCSERFRELLGYEPKDDFPEDYTVLERMVHNDDKEYVKSSLKAHLQQRAIYDVQHRFMTKKGEFRVYRVKGDALFDKDNRAIRMAGSMTDVTEQIQAQQALKKAKEENDLLALSIDASNLGVTISSITDPEFPIVYINQAFTKITGYGEEILGQNCRFLQGEQTSEIAVNKIRDALKNHDVVKVDLLNYKKNGQPFWNSLQLFPVHNEAGELTAYVGIQQDITDRVASEEALKEAKILAEQASIAKSEFLASMSHEIRTPMNGVLGMLNLLLNSDLNAEQQHRINVAMSSANSLLTLINDILDFSKVDAGKLELEYLEFDLRGLLGDFAESAVIQAHNKRIELILDVTKIDEAVVIGDPGRLRQILTNLVGNAIKFTSDGEVLIEASLIEFDSDYWRLNCNIKDTGIGISPEQQAKLFQSFSQVDASTTRKYGGTGLGLAIVKKLCQLMNGEVSVISQAGKGSCFSFSVLLGKSNASFHVIPDVDMQALNILLVDDNKTNREVLKAQLEHWGASVFEARSGIEALTISEAYFDKRKKCFDIAFLDMQMPGMDGAKLGEHLKANEHLKAMKLIMMTSMCHKGDAKFFANLGFDGYFPKPATTFDLFAALSIVAEDGEALKDAKPLVTTHYIKSLKAQSALKPDQVAWGEGIRILLAEDNRVNQIVAQSMLAKINLTHVDIAANGEEVIQNLLNTTRETKYTVILMDCQMPEMDGYESSQAVRSGKAGELYKDIPIIAMTANAMVGDKDKCLEAGMDDYISKPIKPEVLFERLLQWLPYKEIES, from the coding sequence GTGAAGTCACAATTTTTGAAGATGCAGCTAGATGCAAATAAAGCTTTTATCGTTTTTGTGGTAATGAGCCTTCTTTTATCAGTGTTGATTAGCGTTATGCTAGTTGGAAGAGAAGCATCTTCGGTTTTAAATGGTTATAAACAACAAGCTTCAGAAACAGAGGCAAAATTAAGTGCAAAATACATAGAAAACTTTTTAGAAACAAGAATTCTATTACTTAAAGATTTGTCGAGCCAACCGTTTATTATAAATGGTGTTATGGGATCTGGCGTATCTGAAGCTTCTCTCAACGACTATTTGTCAGAGTTTAAGATTTTAGGCATTAAAGAAAAGCTTTGGATATATAATGTGCTTGGTGATTATGTTTACAAAAACAATGATGAACAGGCAGTTTTAGAAACCCCAAGTGATTGGCTAGAAGACCTACTGAACGGTGAACTGTCACACGCAGTCTTATTAGATCACAACCAAGCACAATCGTACTTCAAATTAGCAGTACCTATTAATTATAACGGTTTCACTGAAGGGGCTTTAATTGTAAAGTTTCAAACCCCCATTGACGTATTATTGTCCGAAGTTCTTGAATCAAATACCCACGGAGTAAAGCTTTCTGGCCCATGGTTAAGCTACTCAAATCTAAGTACGTTAAACAAGTACGATTTAGTACTTGAATCAAACCTTCAAAGCTCAGGTTTAAAGTTGAGTTACCTAGTTGATTCTACACTGGTAGAAAAACAAGTAAATCAAGTGATTATTAGCATCGCTACGGCAATTTTTGTTAGCTTGTTTTTGTCCTCTCTATTTTTATTTCTAGTTGGTCAAAAACTGCTTTTAAACCCTTACAGAAAACTCGAATTATCTCAGCAGGCCACTAAATTAAGCGAGGAAAGGTTAAACCTTGCTATTAATGGAAGTTTGGATGGTATTTGGGATTGGGATATTAAGACAGGCAAAGTTTTTTGTTCTGAGAGGTTTAGAGAGCTACTTGGTTATGAACCAAAAGATGACTTTCCTGAGGACTATACTGTTCTTGAAAGGATGGTTCACAACGATGATAAAGAGTATGTGAAAAGTAGCTTAAAAGCACATCTTCAACAAAGAGCTATTTATGATGTACAGCATAGGTTTATGACAAAGAAGGGGGAGTTTAGAGTTTATAGGGTGAAAGGGGATGCGTTATTTGATAAAGACAATAGGGCAATCAGAATGGCCGGTTCAATGACAGATGTCACAGAGCAGATCCAAGCACAGCAAGCATTGAAAAAAGCTAAAGAAGAAAATGATTTACTGGCTCTTTCAATCGATGCCAGTAATTTAGGTGTTACCATTAGCTCTATTACAGATCCAGAATTTCCAATTGTCTATATAAATCAAGCTTTCACAAAGATAACTGGATATGGTGAAGAAATATTGGGTCAAAATTGTCGTTTTTTACAAGGTGAACAAACTTCAGAGATCGCAGTTAATAAAATCAGAGATGCTTTAAAAAATCATGATGTTGTAAAAGTAGATCTTTTAAATTACAAAAAAAATGGCCAGCCCTTTTGGAATAGTTTACAGCTTTTTCCAGTACATAATGAAGCAGGAGAATTAACTGCTTATGTGGGTATTCAACAAGACATAACAGACAGAGTTGCATCAGAGGAGGCATTAAAAGAAGCTAAAATTTTGGCTGAACAGGCCAGTATAGCGAAGAGTGAATTTTTAGCTTCTATGAGTCATGAAATTCGTACGCCCATGAATGGCGTTCTTGGTATGCTTAACTTGCTTCTTAATAGTGACTTAAATGCTGAGCAACAACACAGAATTAATGTTGCCATGAGCAGTGCTAATTCTTTATTAACGTTGATAAATGATATTCTTGATTTTTCAAAAGTAGATGCAGGTAAGCTTGAACTTGAATATCTAGAGTTTGACTTGAGAGGGCTGCTAGGTGATTTTGCTGAGTCTGCAGTTATTCAAGCTCATAACAAGCGCATTGAGCTTATTTTAGATGTCACGAAAATAGATGAAGCAGTGGTCATTGGAGATCCTGGGAGGCTAAGGCAGATCTTAACAAATTTAGTGGGTAATGCGATTAAATTTACCTCTGATGGCGAAGTTTTGATAGAAGCATCCTTAATTGAATTTGATTCTGATTACTGGCGACTAAACTGTAATATTAAAGATACTGGTATAGGTATATCTCCCGAGCAGCAAGCTAAATTGTTTCAATCTTTTAGTCAAGTTGATGCTTCAACGACGAGAAAATACGGAGGAACAGGGCTTGGTCTTGCAATCGTTAAAAAGCTTTGCCAGCTTATGAATGGTGAGGTCTCGGTCATAAGTCAAGCTGGTAAAGGGTCTTGTTTTAGTTTTTCTGTCTTACTTGGAAAGAGTAATGCATCATTTCATGTTATTCCAGATGTCGATATGCAAGCATTAAATATTTTGCTTGTTGATGATAATAAAACTAATCGAGAAGTATTAAAGGCACAATTAGAGCATTGGGGTGCCTCAGTTTTTGAGGCGCGTTCAGGCATTGAAGCTTTGACAATCAGTGAAGCTTATTTTGATAAAAGGAAAAAATGCTTTGATATTGCATTTTTAGATATGCAAATGCCAGGCATGGATGGGGCGAAGTTAGGGGAGCATCTAAAAGCAAACGAACACTTAAAAGCAATGAAATTAATTATGATGACTTCAATGTGTCACAAAGGCGATGCGAAGTTTTTTGCTAATTTAGGCTTCGATGGCTATTTTCCGAAACCTGCTACCACATTTGATTTATTTGCAGCACTATCAATCGTCGCAGAAGATGGTGAAGCACTTAAAGACGCTAAGCCATTAGTGACAACGCACTATATAAAATCTTTGAAAGCACAATCAGCGTTAAAGCCAGATCAAGTAGCATGGGGCGAAGGCATTCGTATTTTGTTGGCTGAAGATAATCGAGTGAATCAAATTGTAGCGCAAAGTATGCTCGCTAAAATAAATCTGACGCATGTAGATATTGCAGCAAATGGTGAAGAGGTCATTCAGAATCTGTTAAATACGACTAGAGAAACAAAATATACCGTTATCTTGATGGATTGTCAGATGCCTGAAATGGACGGATATGAATCTTCGCAAGCGGTAAGAAGCGGAAAGGCTGGTGAATTATATAAAGATATTCCAATAATCGCGATGACAGCGAATGCAATGGTTGGTGATAAAGATAAGTGCTTAGAAGCCGGTATGGATGACTATATTTCAAAACCAATAAAGCCAGAGGTTTTGTTTGAACGTTTGTTACAATGGTTGCCTTACAAAGAAATAGAATCTTGA
- a CDS encoding DUF1294 domain-containing protein: MNIFFRSVNQSLLVLTLFLFTIIVAINESILLISSLYLLVSNLFFCAIFFLDKKRAKLDGQRVSEFSLCVLAMLSFNLTTLLMQALIRHKTIKWQFNGKICITFVMQNTLLLLYFAIEAL, encoded by the coding sequence TTGAATATATTTTTTCGAAGTGTAAATCAATCACTTCTTGTTTTGACCCTCTTTTTATTTACGATTATTGTCGCCATTAATGAAAGTATTTTATTGATCAGTTCACTTTATTTACTGGTATCAAACTTGTTTTTTTGTGCCATCTTTTTTCTCGATAAAAAACGAGCAAAACTAGATGGGCAAAGAGTTAGTGAATTTAGTCTTTGTGTTTTAGCGATGTTGTCATTCAATTTAACCACACTACTTATGCAAGCACTCATTCGTCACAAAACTATTAAGTGGCAATTTAACGGTAAGATATGTATCACTTTTGTCATGCAAAATACGCTGCTACTGCTCTACTTTGCAATTGAAGCATTATAA
- a CDS encoding Nif3-like dinuclear metal center hexameric protein, producing MKRTKLVNQLTELLKPFSISDYCPNGLQVEGAEEVKKIVTGVTASQALIDAAIEAGADTILVHHGFFWKGEDQTITGMKQRRIKALLENNINLIAYHLPLDVHPELGNNAQLAELLDISYERPLEPWNKNCVAVKGKLKTPMSLEAFAKLVEEKLDRKPLINEAGDHLIKTIAWCTGGGQSFIDMAASQGIDAYLTGEASEQTIHSSNEQSIHFIAAGHHATERYGAKALGEYLAKTYDLDVEFIDINNPV from the coding sequence ATGAAAAGAACAAAATTAGTTAATCAATTAACCGAATTATTAAAACCATTCTCTATTAGTGACTATTGCCCGAATGGTTTACAAGTTGAAGGGGCTGAAGAAGTAAAAAAAATTGTGACGGGTGTCACTGCCAGTCAGGCTCTGATCGATGCAGCGATAGAAGCAGGTGCAGATACGATTTTAGTTCATCATGGCTTTTTTTGGAAAGGTGAAGACCAAACTATTACCGGCATGAAGCAAAGGCGAATTAAAGCTTTATTAGAAAACAACATCAATTTAATTGCATATCACCTTCCTCTAGATGTTCACCCTGAACTTGGCAACAATGCGCAATTGGCTGAGTTACTGGATATTTCCTACGAAAGACCTTTAGAGCCTTGGAATAAAAACTGTGTTGCTGTGAAAGGAAAACTTAAAACACCAATGAGTTTAGAAGCATTTGCGAAATTGGTAGAAGAAAAACTTGATAGAAAACCATTAATTAATGAAGCGGGCGATCATCTAATTAAAACCATCGCTTGGTGTACAGGTGGAGGCCAAAGTTTTATCGATATGGCAGCAAGCCAAGGCATTGACGCTTACTTAACAGGTGAAGCATCAGAGCAGACAATCCATAGCTCAAATGAACAAAGTATACATTTTATAGCGGCGGGCCATCACGCTACTGAGCGATATGGAGCTAAAGCACTGGGTGAATACCTTGCGAAGACGTATGATTTAGATGTTGAGTTTATTGATATCAATAATCCGGTTTAA